The genomic segment GTCTACCGGGAGCCCTTCGAGGATCTGGCGCATTTCCGGGAATACCTGGGCAAGACGTCGTCCAACCTGTTGCTGGCGGCGGCCGGGTCGCTGGCCGAGGTGCCGGAGGATACGGTGCGGGAGGCGGGCTATGCGCTGGGGCTGGCCAACTGGCTGCGGGCGGTGCCGGCGCTGGAAAAGGCGGGGCGCATTCCGCTGGTCGAAGGCACACACGCGGCGATCCGGTCGCTGGCGGAAGAGGGGCTCGACCACCTGGCCAGTGCCCGGTCGGCGCGCGGCAGTATCCCGAAACCGGCGCGGCCCGCCTTGCTGGTGATGTGGCAGGTCGGGCCGGTGCTGAAGGCGGCGCGGGACGACCCGGGGCGCGTGGGTGACGGGCTGCTCGACCCGGCGCCGTTTCGCAGCCG from the Roseovarius indicus genome contains:
- a CDS encoding squalene/phytoene synthase family protein is translated as MHEDVIACADLVRRGDPDRFRAVMAAPVPAREKLFPVYAFNLEVSRAPWVTEEPMIAEMRLQWWRDALEEIRSGGPVRRHEVASPLSETVDAEGAELLDQLVAARRWDVYREPFEDLAHFREYLGKTSSNLLLAAAGSLAEVPEDTVREAGYALGLANWLRAVPALEKAGRIPLVEGTHAAIRSLAEEGLDHLASARSARGSIPKPARPALLVMWQVGPVLKAARDDPGRVGDGLLDPAPFRSRLELMARAATGMW